The Phreatobacter oligotrophus genome contains a region encoding:
- a CDS encoding glycoside hydrolase family 3 N-terminal domain-containing protein: MPASPRWLLAAALLLGSLPALAQTPAPPVPAGSPPVPRAWKTGEEAAAIERRIDALLAQMTLEEKVGQLNLWGRGDEFRMEWVEEGRTGAVMNFVTPSEIRAIQLRAARSRLRIPAIIALDAINGFATYMPQPLGQAATFNPRLVELASYWSAREARAVGINWTFAPMIDMTRDARWGRVMEGAGEDVHLASILAAARTVGYHRGGLATSAKHYIGYGEAEGGRDYNSVWIPVSKLWDYHMPPFQASLAAGAFTVMTSLSAMNGIASTADRHLVAEVLKGQLGFRGFVVSDFESVKELIAHGQAADGPDAVRRAFGAGIDMDMMAGLYDAHLAQLVRSGAISEAAVNESVRRVLRVKLHMGLFEEAPYDPALAQRDLGTAEAREASLEIAREAVILLKNDNAILPLKPAVRSVAVIGSLATHQEDWQYTENAGLPRVISPRLTDQLQTLLGSGVGVSAAAGFATHCSLAAGDTAGAVATARAADVAVVMLGEDCEQYGEGTSRAHLDLPAHQQALLDAVIATGKPVVVIMHTSRPFVLTRFIDRVAAVIQAFHLGTEGRTAIAEVLTGRTNPSGKLPMTFPRATGQVPIYYDRLPTGRPRVKNFRYETGYLDESMEPLFPFGFGLSFSRFTFDQLTLSSPTVPRSGTVAGSVRLTNAAGPAGQEVVQVYVRQRVGQRSRPVRQLKHFEKVAVAAGASQTVTFRIPVQALGYHDDAGRYVVEPGEYDIFVGGDSNATLAARVTVTE, from the coding sequence ATGCCCGCATCCCCCCGTTGGCTCCTTGCCGCCGCCCTGCTCCTCGGCTCGCTCCCGGCCCTGGCCCAGACGCCCGCCCCGCCCGTGCCGGCGGGATCGCCGCCCGTCCCCCGTGCCTGGAAGACCGGCGAGGAGGCCGCCGCCATCGAACGGCGCATCGACGCGCTGCTCGCCCAGATGACGCTGGAGGAAAAGGTCGGCCAGCTGAACCTCTGGGGCCGCGGCGACGAGTTCCGCATGGAATGGGTCGAGGAAGGCCGCACCGGCGCGGTGATGAATTTCGTCACGCCCAGCGAGATCCGGGCGATCCAGCTCCGGGCGGCGCGCTCGCGCCTGCGCATCCCCGCCATCATCGCCCTCGACGCCATCAACGGCTTCGCCACCTACATGCCGCAGCCGCTGGGCCAGGCGGCGACCTTCAATCCGCGCCTCGTCGAGCTTGCCTCCTACTGGTCGGCGCGCGAGGCGCGCGCCGTCGGCATCAACTGGACCTTCGCGCCGATGATCGACATGACGCGCGACGCCCGCTGGGGCCGCGTCATGGAGGGGGCCGGCGAGGACGTGCACCTCGCCTCGATCCTCGCCGCCGCACGCACGGTCGGCTACCACCGGGGTGGCCTTGCCACCTCGGCGAAACATTACATCGGCTATGGCGAGGCCGAGGGCGGCCGCGACTACAACAGCGTGTGGATCCCGGTCTCCAAGCTCTGGGACTACCACATGCCGCCGTTCCAGGCCTCGCTGGCCGCCGGCGCCTTCACCGTCATGACCTCGCTCAGCGCGATGAACGGCATCGCTTCCACGGCGGACCGCCACCTGGTGGCCGAGGTGTTGAAGGGACAGCTCGGCTTCCGCGGCTTCGTCGTCTCCGATTTCGAATCGGTGAAGGAGCTCATCGCCCATGGCCAGGCGGCAGATGGACCGGACGCCGTCCGGCGAGCCTTCGGCGCCGGCATCGACATGGACATGATGGCGGGCCTCTACGACGCCCATCTCGCCCAGCTCGTGCGCTCGGGCGCCATCAGCGAGGCGGCGGTCAACGAGTCGGTGCGCCGGGTCCTGCGGGTCAAGCTGCACATGGGTCTCTTCGAGGAGGCGCCCTACGACCCCGCCCTCGCCCAGCGCGACCTCGGCACGGCGGAGGCGCGCGAGGCCTCCCTCGAGATCGCCCGCGAGGCCGTGATCCTCTTGAAGAACGACAACGCCATCCTGCCGCTGAAGCCCGCGGTGCGGTCGGTGGCGGTGATCGGCAGCCTCGCCACCCATCAGGAAGACTGGCAGTACACCGAGAATGCCGGGCTGCCGCGGGTGATCTCGCCGCGCCTCACCGACCAGCTGCAGACCTTGCTGGGATCCGGCGTCGGCGTCAGCGCTGCCGCCGGCTTCGCCACCCATTGCAGCCTCGCGGCCGGTGACACGGCCGGCGCCGTCGCAACGGCCCGCGCCGCCGACGTTGCGGTGGTGATGCTCGGCGAGGATTGCGAGCAATATGGCGAGGGCACCTCGCGCGCCCATCTCGACCTGCCGGCCCACCAGCAGGCGCTGCTCGATGCCGTCATCGCCACCGGCAAGCCGGTGGTGGTGATCATGCACACCTCGCGGCCCTTCGTGCTGACGCGCTTCATCGACCGGGTGGCCGCGGTCATCCAGGCCTTCCACCTCGGCACCGAGGGCCGCACGGCCATCGCCGAGGTCCTCACCGGCCGCACCAACCCCTCCGGCAAGCTGCCGATGACCTTCCCGCGCGCCACGGGCCAGGTGCCGATTTACTACGACCGCCTGCCGACCGGCCGTCCGCGCGTCAAAAACTTCCGCTACGAGACCGGCTATCTCGACGAGAGCATGGAGCCCCTCTTTCCCTTCGGCTTCGGTCTCTCCTTCTCCCGCTTCACCTTCGACCAGCTGACTCTGTCCTCGCCCACCGTGCCCCGCTCGGGGACGGTGGCAGGCTCGGTGCGCCTCACCAACGCGGCGGGGCCGGCCGGCCAGGAGGTCGTGCAGGTCTATGTGCGCCAGCGCGTCGGCCAGCGGTCGCGGCCGGTGCGCCAGCTGAAACATTTCGAGAAGGTCGCGGTCGCGGCGGGGGCGAGCCAGACGGTGACCTTCCGGATTCCGGTCCAGGCGCTGGGCTACCACGACGATGCCGGCCGCTATGTGGTGGAGCCCGGCGAGTACGACATCTTCGTCGGCGGCGATTCCAACGCCACCCTGGCGGCGCGGGTGACGGTCACGGAGTAG
- a CDS encoding alpha/beta fold hydrolase, translating into MQTFDANGVEIAYFDTGAGEPVLCIHGFASTAHINWTYPGWVETLTKAGRRVIALDNRGHGASQKLYDPAAYHTTLMAEDARALLDHLGIARTVVLGYSMGSRITAFLAQRHPDRVSAAIMGGLGIKLIDGVGLPETIAEALEAPTLEEVTDPQGRMFRAFAMQTQSDRKALAACIRGSRNLMTADEAASIRCPVLIAVGTKDAIAGPPEPLAAIIPKGEALSIPDRDHMPAVGDKVFKAGALDFLTRIGV; encoded by the coding sequence ATGCAGACCTTCGACGCGAACGGCGTCGAGATCGCCTATTTCGACACCGGCGCGGGCGAGCCCGTGCTCTGCATCCACGGCTTCGCATCGACCGCCCATATCAACTGGACCTATCCGGGCTGGGTGGAAACGCTCACCAAGGCCGGCCGGCGCGTCATCGCGCTCGACAATCGCGGCCATGGCGCGTCGCAGAAGCTCTATGATCCTGCCGCCTATCACACGACGCTGATGGCGGAGGATGCCCGCGCGCTGCTCGATCATCTCGGCATCGCGCGGACGGTGGTGCTCGGCTATTCGATGGGCTCGCGCATTACCGCCTTCCTGGCACAGCGACATCCGGACCGCGTCTCTGCCGCGATCATGGGCGGCCTCGGCATCAAGCTGATCGACGGCGTCGGTCTGCCGGAGACCATCGCGGAGGCGCTGGAGGCGCCGACGCTGGAGGAGGTCACCGACCCGCAGGGTCGGATGTTCCGCGCCTTCGCCATGCAGACCCAGTCCGACCGCAAGGCTCTCGCCGCCTGCATCCGCGGCTCGCGCAACCTGATGACGGCGGACGAGGCGGCATCGATCCGCTGCCCGGTGCTGATCGCGGTGGGCACCAAGGACGCCATCGCCGGCCCGCCGGAGCCGCTGGCCGCGATCATCCCAAAGGGGGAGGCGCTTTCCATCCCGGACCGCGATCATATGCCGGCCGTCGGCGACAAGGTCTTCAAGGCCGGCGCGCTGGACTTCCTCACCCGCATCGGCGTCTGA
- a CDS encoding alpha/beta fold hydrolase encodes MSLQPRQATFLGHAGNRLAADLYGQGPQVALLLHGGGQTRHAWRATARRLAERGFTAVCVDQRGHGDSEWVAGGHYSFADFGRDAVALGRQVEERFGAKAAAIGASLGGIASLHALGHEPCFSSLILVDIVPRMEEQGVRHVQGFMRAHAATGFATIEEAAESVAAYLPHRRRPPSVEGLKKNLRLKPDGRWYWHWDPAFLDGGRPVDGERATIVQRLEDDARRLTVPTLLVRGASSDIVSPESVEAFLALVPHARFVDVGGAGHMVAGDKNDVFAEAILDFLS; translated from the coding sequence ATGTCCCTGCAGCCCCGCCAAGCGACCTTCCTCGGCCATGCCGGGAACCGCCTCGCGGCCGATCTCTACGGCCAGGGCCCGCAGGTGGCATTGCTGCTCCATGGTGGCGGCCAGACCCGCCATGCCTGGCGGGCAACGGCCCGGCGGCTCGCCGAACGCGGCTTCACCGCCGTCTGCGTCGACCAGCGCGGCCATGGCGACAGCGAATGGGTCGCGGGCGGCCATTACAGCTTCGCCGATTTCGGCCGTGACGCCGTGGCGCTCGGCCGCCAGGTCGAGGAGCGCTTCGGCGCCAAGGCTGCCGCCATCGGCGCCTCGCTCGGCGGCATCGCCTCGCTCCATGCGCTGGGGCATGAGCCCTGCTTTTCCTCGCTCATCCTCGTCGACATCGTGCCGCGGATGGAGGAGCAGGGGGTGCGGCATGTGCAGGGCTTCATGCGCGCCCACGCGGCAACCGGCTTTGCCACGATCGAGGAGGCGGCGGAATCGGTCGCGGCCTACCTGCCGCATCGGCGGCGGCCTCCCTCGGTCGAGGGCCTGAAGAAGAACCTCCGGCTGAAGCCGGACGGGCGGTGGTACTGGCACTGGGACCCGGCCTTCCTCGATGGCGGCCGACCGGTCGACGGCGAGCGCGCCACCATCGTCCAGCGGCTCGAGGACGATGCCCGCCGCCTGACCGTGCCGACCCTTCTGGTGCGCGGCGCCTCCTCCGACATCGTCTCGCCGGAGAGCGTCGAGGCCTTCCTTGCCCTCGTGCCCCATGCCCGTTTCGTCGATGTCGGGGGGGCTGGCCACATGGTCGCCGGCGACAAGAACGACGTCTTTGCCGAGGCGATCCTCGACTTCCTCAGCTGA
- a CDS encoding DUF3126 family protein: MDRSEITKLQDYLRRKFGNQSIKLQPNMRRKEMVEVMIGDEQVGTLYKDVDDGETSYTVTISILDIDLEEE, from the coding sequence GTGGACCGTAGCGAGATCACGAAGCTTCAGGACTATCTGCGCCGCAAGTTCGGCAACCAGTCCATCAAGCTGCAGCCGAACATGCGCCGCAAGGAGATGGTCGAGGTCATGATCGGCGACGAGCAGGTCGGCACGCTCTACAAGGACGTGGATGACGGCGAGACGTCCTACACCGTCACCATCTCGATCCTCGACATCGACCTCGAGGAGGAGTGA
- a CDS encoding DUF6949 family protein, whose amino-acid sequence MSQGSLQLFHSLALGFAISGLLVSVYRALADKPASFRLLQGGGVAAVLAVPFLAFAAPVIIVRNTIRGRRIENRRFEFVFLATFIALVWSLMSGRVLTMVLRGLGF is encoded by the coding sequence ATGTCCCAGGGCAGCCTGCAGCTTTTTCATTCGCTCGCGCTCGGTTTCGCGATCTCGGGCCTTCTCGTCAGCGTCTACCGGGCGCTGGCCGACAAGCCCGCGAGTTTCCGGCTCCTGCAGGGCGGCGGTGTCGCCGCGGTGCTGGCGGTGCCCTTCCTCGCCTTCGCCGCTCCGGTCATCATCGTCCGCAACACGATCCGCGGCCGCCGGATCGAGAACCGCCGGTTCGAGTTCGTCTTCCTCGCGACGTTCATCGCGCTGGTCTGGAGCCTGATGTCGGGCCGAGTCCTGACCATGGTCCTGCGCGGCCTCGGCTTCTGA
- a CDS encoding gamma carbonic anhydrase family protein, with protein MPLYALDGIEPSLPVDGRFFVAPDAHVIGKVRIAADVGIWFGAVIRGDNELIDIGEGTNIQEMCMLHTDPGAPMTIGAGCTIGHKVILHGCTIGTNTLIGMGSTILNHARIGNNCLVGANSLVTEGKEFPDNSLIVGSPARAVRTLDDQAIARLKLSAASYVKNAQRFKAGLKPIG; from the coding sequence ATGCCGCTCTATGCCTTGGACGGGATCGAACCCAGCCTCCCGGTGGATGGCCGCTTCTTCGTCGCCCCCGACGCCCATGTCATCGGCAAGGTGCGGATCGCCGCCGATGTCGGCATCTGGTTCGGCGCGGTGATCCGCGGCGACAACGAGCTGATCGATATCGGCGAGGGCACCAACATCCAGGAAATGTGCATGCTGCACACCGATCCCGGTGCGCCCATGACGATCGGGGCGGGCTGCACCATCGGCCACAAGGTGATCCTGCACGGCTGCACCATCGGCACCAACACGCTGATCGGCATGGGCTCGACCATCCTCAACCACGCCAGGATCGGCAATAACTGTCTCGTCGGCGCCAATTCGCTGGTGACCGAGGGCAAGGAGTTTCCCGATAATTCGCTGATCGTCGGATCACCCGCCCGCGCCGTGCGCACGCTCGACGACCAGGCCATCGCGCGCCTGAAGCTCTCGGCGGCGAGCTATGTGAAGAACGCCCAGCGCTTCAAGGCCGGCCTGAAGCCGATCGGCTGA
- a CDS encoding 2-hydroxychromene-2-carboxylate isomerase gives MAGQIDFFYEFASTYSYPAAMRIGAVAARAGVTVRWRPFLLGPIFASAGWTTSPFNLMPAKGRNMWRDLERITEGLGLPFRKPDPFPQNSLTAARIATALADDGKRAAFSRALYALEFGEGLSISDPEVLGRALETAGIPAAPAIAMAGGEQVKLALRATTEEAMAKDIFGAPSFITRDGELFWGNDRLEQAIEWAARNG, from the coding sequence ATGGCTGGCCAGATCGACTTCTTCTACGAGTTCGCCTCGACCTATTCCTATCCCGCCGCGATGCGGATCGGGGCGGTGGCGGCGCGCGCCGGCGTCACCGTGCGCTGGCGGCCCTTCCTGCTCGGGCCGATCTTCGCGTCAGCGGGCTGGACGACTTCGCCCTTCAACCTGATGCCGGCCAAGGGCCGCAACATGTGGCGCGACCTTGAGCGCATCACCGAAGGCCTCGGCCTGCCGTTCCGAAAGCCCGATCCCTTCCCGCAGAACAGCCTCACCGCTGCCCGCATCGCCACGGCGCTGGCCGACGACGGCAAGCGCGCCGCCTTTTCGCGGGCGCTCTACGCCCTGGAATTCGGCGAGGGCCTGTCGATCAGTGATCCGGAGGTCCTCGGCCGGGCGCTGGAGACCGCGGGGATCCCCGCCGCGCCGGCCATCGCCATGGCGGGCGGCGAACAGGTGAAGCTGGCGCTGCGGGCGACGACGGAAGAGGCCATGGCCAAGGATATCTTCGGCGCGCCGAGCTTCATCACGCGGGATGGCGAGCTGTTCTGGGGCAATGACCGCCTCGAGCAGGCCATCGAGTGGGCCGCGCGCAACGGCTGA
- a CDS encoding transglutaminase-like cysteine peptidase translates to MWGSDTRRRGGGSGVAACLALALVTAAGLGGQATASPERLAYLSEQGASSAPLGWRQFCRDMPAECRTRPRSVEVIRTGGTAWATIIRINAHVNTAIEPVTDIDQYGREEVWTYPTSGRGDCEDYVLLKKKLLVEAGLPESALLVTVVRDRQGDGHAVLTVRTDRGDYVLDNETSDIRLWHQTGYRFVKRQSSVDPNLWVTVGPGTAPASVATR, encoded by the coding sequence ATGTGGGGATCGGACACCCGGCGACGGGGCGGAGGATCAGGAGTCGCAGCCTGCCTCGCCCTGGCGCTGGTGACGGCGGCGGGACTGGGCGGTCAGGCGACCGCCAGCCCGGAACGCCTCGCCTACCTGAGCGAACAGGGCGCCAGCAGCGCGCCCCTCGGCTGGCGCCAGTTCTGCCGCGACATGCCGGCCGAATGCCGCACCCGGCCGCGCTCGGTCGAGGTGATCCGCACCGGCGGCACGGCCTGGGCGACCATCATTCGCATCAATGCGCATGTGAACACCGCCATCGAGCCGGTGACCGACATCGACCAGTACGGCCGCGAGGAGGTCTGGACCTACCCGACCTCCGGGCGCGGCGACTGCGAGGATTACGTTCTGCTCAAGAAGAAGCTGCTGGTCGAGGCCGGGCTTCCCGAGAGCGCGCTGCTCGTGACGGTCGTCCGCGACCGCCAGGGTGACGGCCACGCCGTGCTGACGGTTCGCACCGATCGCGGCGACTACGTCCTCGACAACGAGACCAGCGACATCCGCCTCTGGCACCAGACGGGCTACCGCTTCGTCAAGCGCCAGTCCTCTGTCGACCCCAACCTGTGGGTGACCGTCGGCCCGGGCACCGCCCCGGCCTCCGTCGCCACCCGCTGA
- a CDS encoding PilZ domain-containing protein has product MSALAKVLSAPSSEENRRFQRVRVDVLGRFMLSDRREFPCQVIDMSPGGAAIVAPVVGRLGERVIAYLDHIGRIEGMIVRVTETGFSMTIEASLRKRDKLADQLTWLANRQILGLPEDRRHERVIPRNPFTTITTPLGEKVPVRVLDISMSGAAIGGADGLKPGDIVQISRTMARVVRLLERGVAVEFSGQQPIETILALAQELGADLNPNSEPVAIPR; this is encoded by the coding sequence ATGTCAGCGCTCGCGAAAGTCTTGTCCGCACCATCGTCGGAAGAGAACCGCCGCTTTCAGCGTGTGCGGGTGGACGTCCTCGGCCGCTTCATGCTGTCGGACCGGCGCGAATTTCCGTGCCAGGTCATCGATATGTCGCCGGGTGGCGCCGCCATCGTCGCGCCCGTCGTCGGCCGCCTCGGTGAGCGGGTCATCGCCTATCTCGACCATATCGGCCGAATCGAGGGCATGATCGTCCGCGTCACCGAGACCGGCTTCTCGATGACGATCGAGGCCTCGCTGCGCAAGCGCGACAAGCTCGCCGACCAGCTCACCTGGCTCGCCAACCGCCAGATCCTCGGCCTGCCCGAGGATCGCCGCCACGAGCGCGTCATTCCGCGCAATCCCTTCACCACCATCACCACCCCGCTCGGCGAGAAGGTGCCGGTGCGCGTCCTCGACATTTCCATGTCGGGCGCGGCCATCGGCGGCGCCGACGGCCTCAAGCCCGGTGACATCGTCCAGATCTCGCGCACCATGGCGCGAGTCGTGCGCCTGCTGGAACGCGGCGTGGCAGTGGAATTCTCGGGACAGCAGCCGATCGAGACCATCCTGGCCCTCGCCCAGGAACTCGGCGCCGACCTCAATCCCAATTCCGAGCCGGTCGCGATCCCGCGCTGA
- a CDS encoding PAS domain-containing protein, which translates to MTHAAGTTLFAYWDSLRGGRPAPERSDIDPRAIGPILGDTFVLEGDLTGALPYRLAGSRICSLFAREMKGESFTALFTELGRQAFHRGLSDALAAQAGLSLAVTGTSTIGRDVDLEMTLLPLVHRGRLGARMIGTITGTDLPWWIGRDGIAKLEIGALSLLWPTARGAEALAADATIQPRSHAFAAKPALRLIQGGIAS; encoded by the coding sequence ATGACCCACGCCGCGGGGACCACGCTTTTCGCCTACTGGGATTCGCTGCGTGGCGGACGCCCGGCGCCCGAGCGCTCCGACATCGACCCGCGCGCCATCGGCCCGATCCTCGGCGACACCTTCGTCCTTGAGGGCGACCTCACCGGCGCCCTGCCCTATCGCCTCGCCGGGTCGCGCATCTGCAGCCTCTTCGCCCGTGAGATGAAGGGCGAATCGTTCACCGCGCTCTTTACCGAGCTCGGCCGCCAGGCATTCCATCGCGGCCTGTCCGACGCCCTCGCCGCCCAGGCGGGCCTCAGCCTTGCCGTCACCGGCACCAGCACCATCGGCCGCGATGTCGATCTGGAGATGACGCTTCTGCCGCTCGTCCACCGGGGCCGCCTCGGCGCGCGGATGATCGGCACCATCACGGGCACCGATCTGCCCTGGTGGATAGGTCGGGACGGCATCGCCAAGCTGGAGATCGGCGCCCTGTCGCTGCTCTGGCCCACCGCCCGCGGCGCCGAGGCGCTTGCCGCCGACGCGACGATCCAGCCGCGCTCCCACGCCTTTGCCGCGAAACCAGCCCTGCGGCTCATCCAGGGCGGCATTGCGTCCTGA
- a CDS encoding rhomboid family intramembrane serine protease, translating to MSQREPILNVPGIVSLLCGAMILIHAVRQYVLDEDADREVLLTFAFIPARFEGSIAGTFFPGGVAGDIWTFVTYAFLHADWTHLGLNVLWFLVFGSAVARRFGAGRTLLFFIATAAAGALGHLAAVGTAFVPVIGASGAVSGFTAAALRFVFEMGGPLGAMRANGEEAYRMPALRLVDMVRNGPVMGMVAVWVIVNVAFGAMSLPMPGFEGQIAWQAHLAGFAAGLLLFRFFDPVRDEVLPA from the coding sequence TTGTCCCAGCGCGAACCGATCCTCAACGTCCCCGGCATCGTCTCGCTGCTCTGCGGCGCCATGATCCTCATTCATGCGGTGCGGCAGTACGTTCTTGACGAGGATGCCGACCGCGAGGTGCTGCTGACCTTCGCCTTCATCCCCGCCCGCTTCGAGGGCTCGATCGCCGGCACCTTCTTCCCCGGCGGGGTCGCGGGGGACATCTGGACCTTCGTCACCTACGCCTTCCTCCACGCCGACTGGACCCATCTCGGCCTCAATGTCCTGTGGTTCCTGGTCTTCGGGTCCGCCGTGGCGCGGCGTTTCGGGGCCGGGCGGACGCTCCTGTTCTTCATCGCCACCGCGGCGGCGGGCGCGCTTGGCCATCTCGCGGCGGTCGGCACGGCCTTCGTGCCGGTGATCGGCGCCTCCGGTGCGGTCTCCGGCTTCACGGCGGCGGCGCTGCGCTTCGTCTTCGAGATGGGCGGCCCGCTCGGGGCCATGCGGGCGAATGGCGAGGAGGCCTACCGCATGCCGGCGCTGCGGCTCGTCGACATGGTCCGCAACGGACCCGTCATGGGCATGGTCGCGGTCTGGGTCATCGTCAACGTCGCCTTTGGCGCCATGAGCCTGCCCATGCCCGGTTTCGAGGGCCAGATCGCCTGGCAGGCGCATCTGGCGGGCTTCGCAGCGGGGCTGCTGCTGTTCCGCTTCTTCGATCCGGTCCGCGACGAGGTCCTGCCCGCCTGA
- a CDS encoding CBS domain-containing protein: MNVKSILDAKGRAVATIAPGATLADAAHLLASKRIGAIVVTGPGDTVAGILSERDIVRSLSERGAAVLDRTVGETMTRKVVTCSEAETLDRLMEIMTEGKFRHLPVTENGRLVGIMSIGDVVKWRLAEIESEHAALKEYVMNA; the protein is encoded by the coding sequence ATGAACGTGAAGAGCATTCTCGACGCCAAGGGCCGCGCGGTGGCGACCATCGCCCCCGGGGCCACGCTGGCGGACGCCGCCCATCTCCTCGCATCGAAGCGCATCGGCGCGATCGTGGTGACGGGCCCAGGCGACACGGTCGCCGGCATCCTTTCCGAGCGCGACATCGTGCGCAGCCTGTCGGAACGGGGCGCAGCGGTGCTGGACCGCACGGTCGGGGAAACCATGACGCGCAAGGTCGTGACCTGTTCGGAGGCCGAGACGCTCGACCGGCTGATGGAGATCATGACCGAGGGCAAGTTCCGCCACCTGCCGGTGACGGAAAACGGCCGGCTGGTCGGCATCATGTCCATCGGCGACGTGGTGAAGTGGCGGCTTGCCGAGATCGAGAGCGAGCACGCCGCGCTCAAGGAGTATGTGATGAACGCCTGA
- a CDS encoding patatin-like phospholipase family protein: MLRLRRRAATEPSDFAESTLTPPPRPTIGLALGGGAARGLAHVGVIRTLVRAGYEPDVIAGTSIGAAVGGLYAAGKLDAFTDWALSLKRRDVISLVDIAISGGSLMGGTRVAQLLEREIGETRIEDLPIGFTAVATEIGTGHEIWLTRGRLMTALRASYALPGILPPVRIGGRWLMDGALSNPVPVSVTRALGARLVVAVSLNADALGRATVIQDHGTSPEDEALPLVERRPRVTAMVNLGRGIGRGLGRGIGRALTRPLRAGLSLDAPAGGMDPRIAMARAPGIPTVMAKAFNATQERIARQRLAGDPPNVLIGPRLSKIGLFEFHRAAEAIALGEEAAERILPDLAEALKAVA; encoded by the coding sequence ATGCTGCGCCTTCGCCGCCGGGCCGCGACCGAGCCCTCCGACTTCGCCGAGAGCACGCTGACGCCGCCACCGCGGCCGACCATCGGCCTCGCGCTCGGCGGCGGCGCGGCGCGCGGCCTCGCCCATGTCGGCGTCATCCGCACCCTGGTGCGGGCGGGCTACGAGCCCGACGTGATCGCCGGAACCTCCATCGGTGCGGCGGTCGGCGGGCTCTACGCGGCCGGCAAGCTCGACGCCTTCACCGACTGGGCGCTGTCGCTGAAGCGGCGCGACGTGATCTCGCTCGTCGACATCGCCATCTCGGGCGGCAGCCTCATGGGCGGGACCCGCGTCGCCCAGTTGTTGGAGCGCGAGATCGGCGAGACGCGGATCGAGGACCTGCCCATCGGCTTCACGGCAGTCGCGACCGAGATCGGCACCGGCCACGAGATCTGGCTCACCCGCGGGCGGCTGATGACGGCGCTGCGCGCCTCCTACGCCCTGCCCGGCATCCTGCCGCCGGTGCGGATCGGCGGGCGCTGGCTGATGGACGGCGCGCTCTCCAACCCCGTGCCCGTCTCGGTGACGCGGGCGCTGGGCGCCCGCCTCGTCGTGGCGGTAAGCCTCAACGCCGATGCCCTGGGGCGGGCGACCGTCATCCAGGACCACGGCACCAGCCCCGAGGACGAGGCCCTGCCGCTCGTCGAGCGCCGCCCGCGCGTCACCGCCATGGTCAATCTCGGCCGCGGGATCGGGCGGGGCCTCGGACGCGGCATCGGCCGCGCCCTGACCCGTCCGCTGCGCGCCGGCCTGTCGCTCGATGCCCCGGCGGGTGGCATGGATCCGCGCATCGCCATGGCGCGCGCGCCGGGCATCCCCACCGTCATGGCCAAGGCCTTCAATGCCACGCAGGAACGCATCGCCCGCCAGCGTCTCGCCGGCGACCCGCCGAACGTATTGATCGGCCCGCGCCTGTCGAAGATCGGGCTCTTCGAGTTCCACCGCGCGGCGGAAGCCATCGCGCTCGGCGAGGAGGCAGCCGAGCGCATCCTTCCCGATCTCGCCGAGGCGCTGAAGGCGGTGGCCTGA
- the hisI gene encoding phosphoribosyl-AMP cyclohydrolase — translation MCADCPPGSPPPPTKEEREEGDRLLPRFGADGLITAIATDAATGDLLMVAHMNEEALRLTVETGEAHYWSRSRGAIWHKGDTSGQIQSIVEMRIDCDQDAVWMKVTVGGDGGSCHTGRRTCFYRAIPTGGPLEAVRLVPRDAERLRAAF, via the coding sequence ATGTGCGCCGATTGCCCCCCCGGATCGCCTCCGCCGCCCACCAAGGAGGAGCGCGAGGAAGGCGACCGCCTCCTCCCCCGCTTCGGCGCCGACGGCCTCATCACCGCCATCGCGACGGATGCCGCCACCGGCGACCTGCTCATGGTCGCCCACATGAACGAGGAGGCCCTCCGCCTCACGGTGGAAACCGGCGAAGCGCATTACTGGTCGCGCTCGCGCGGCGCGATCTGGCACAAGGGCGACACGTCCGGCCAGATCCAGAGCATCGTCGAGATGCGCATCGACTGCGACCAGGATGCGGTCTGGATGAAGGTGACCGTCGGCGGCGATGGCGGCTCCTGCCACACCGGCCGGCGCACCTGCTTTTACCGCGCCATTCCCACCGGCGGCCCGCTCGAGGCCGTGCGGCTCGTGCCGCGCGATGCCGAGCGCCTGCGGGCGGCGTTCTGA